In the genome of Thunnus albacares chromosome 16, fThuAlb1.1, whole genome shotgun sequence, the window ATCTGGTCagggacaatgatatagtatgataTGGTTTGTTGTAAGAGTCCATGTTACATTCTGTTTGAATATGGGTTGCTATAATTTAAGAGGTTATGCTATAAATTATGTTGGTGTatggtgttttaaaatcttgttccaTGTGCCactttttaactttgagcacctgcccctctaaaggtctctgcaCGGCCCTGCATctgaacataagaacataacataacttGAACATAAGAAAGTAGAGATAAGTAGTCAActagtgtaaaataacatgacgCTGTGGGTcggttttcctcctgtcctccccaattttttgagtcaccagctggCAGTGGCTCACATAATGTATGCAGGGTGCCAACAACATTCATGAAAAAGATCTTTTAACTTTGAAGTAGGCCAATAAATCCCCACTGCTACATCAAAGATAGGTTGAATAAAGACCTGATAGTGGgtctcttcatttttttttcctgtttaagGTTTCTTTTGgggcagtttttctttttctttttttctctaggCCTCCAAGGACAGAACTATAACCCATATTTGTTGGAGTGTTTGTAATTGCGACAAAGTCTCATGTTCATCAGTTGTTCATATTATTTTGTCTACCACTTGTATATCAGCCCTACCAGTATATTcataacacatatttttatatttatatttcgtgttttgtcattttcagtcagtTCTTAGCACAAAGTCCACTTGCTGGAAATTTTCCAGAGCTCTCAGGTGCATCTAATGGCCTCCATCAGGTGACTGGTGTCATTGATGATTCTCCTTTCATGTGAAATCAGTCAGACAATTACCATAGCTGTATGCCGCAAACAGAATAatctttaatgttattataattTACAAAAAGATACCACTCTGTAAAACAAACTGtatgctttttaaaatactttccTTTACACCCACCTCAAGGCCTGGGCTGGCATTCATTTTTTACTtcctttttcaaaacatttggATCAGTAGTAACTTTTCCAACAAGAAAAAATGTTCCTAAGGAAGCTTTGAAGTCAAGGCCAAGAAGTTCAAGTGAGTCAATGGGTGCATCAGCTGTTTTATTTACCATAAAACTGCcttgtttcttgtttgcttATCTTACGTTAAGGTCATAAGACAAACCTTTGTCCCAGAAAACACATTCAACAACATACTAATGACAGTGACAAGTTCTTGTAATTTAAAATTAAGAGCTGTGGGTAGTAACATGCAATGGCTCTATCAGCTAACCCTCCTTCCCCCCATCTCCATCCTCCATTCATCCCATTCTCCTCTGCACACCCTTGACTATAATGTTCCTGAGGAGCTTAGCCAGCTGCCCCTGAGGTTTTTCCTCCCACGGCTTCATAAAGCTGTCGTTACGTTTAGAGGCAGGTGGGCTCCCCCATCTGAAGTGACTCATCCGATAGGTcccatcctttctttcctgcGGGCTCAACTGGGCATGTGACTTGGAGCTGACCATCGCCTGGGGCAATCCTTGAGTCGTGTCCTCCTTTGCTTCATCCTCCTTACTGCTCAGCTGCCTGCGAGCCTGAGGGGGGAAACTGCCCTCAGAAGAGCCCCCTCCTTCCAGAGGGGAGGCAAAGATTTTGACTGGCCGGCGTTTGCGGCCAGAGGGTTTCCCCCAGCGGAAATGTTCCATTGAATAGGAGCGTCTCTTGTCGTTGTGGGCcttcagctttttctctgatatCTTGTCTCCAAAGGGTTTACCCCAGCGGAAATGCTCCATTGAATAGGAGCGTCGCTGGTCGCGGTTGTCTCTCAGGTCTGACTCTGATATCTTATTTTCAGAGGCCAGTGTGGCCGAAAGGATGCTGAATAAgaggtcatcatcatcattaaccTTCAGGGCCAATGCACTGACCTCTGGGAGTTGAGCCTGGATCACAGACATGCAGAGGTGAATGCAGTCCTGTGAGGAAAGAATCACACAGACACCAGCAACGTTTCAAAACTGaatgtaaagtgtgtgtgcgtcctTTGCAGGAAGAAGAGTTAATGATGATGCATTAATGAGCAAGTTGACTGTATTAAACAGAGTAAGTGTACTGGGAAGATCAATGATTGGATGCGTTGAAATTTCCTACAATACATGCATACAGTTGAATATATCCAAACTATTTGGACATGGACACAAAACACTGAtatgacatacatacatacgacaaagaaaagcaacagatCCTCAAGCTGGAGGCAGAAGATGTTAACTGATTATTCATTAACTAATCTTTTCAAGTCATTTGTCAGTCActtaatggttttaatggttcAATGTAACTTCTTTGAAACACAGATCGAGAACAAACTTCCTGAAGATTTTTTCGACTTGTTTCAACTGTTATCATCTTAAAGCTAAATATATATCTGTTTGTCATTGcttttattaaactatttttagaccttcacaaaaaaaaaaattgtctttgACCTCACCTCGAGATGCATTTTCTgactgttctggagctttcaattgCCTCACATGATCTTTCTATGCAGAAAGAGTTTGTCCTTTTGTCATGGAAtagtagatgttcaaatttccactTTTCTTTAGCACTTTAAGGACTTCAAGTTGAGCCTCGAAAGATTCAGAAAAATAGATTGTGATACGACTGAAAGCTCCAAAACAGGTACTGAATGAGGTGAGGatgttttgtcaactgctgtttccaagatCAACAATGAACTTCAAAGCTCAAACTTTGCTCTCCCGCTTTTTGtgatatatgtatattttctctttttccataTCATCTCCATGTCTTATCTACTATGAATCACCCTGTCAAAGAAAcgtgctatacaaataaagttaaagcCTTGCACTAACAGAGAGGAAATAGAAAGAAAGTTAGACCTACCAGTATCCTTCCCTTGTTGCTCAGGTCGTTGCAGATGGAGCTGTCCAAGCACACAGACCCGAACCCCGGGACGCACACATATGCCATCACCACCACTAACAACCAACATAGACACACCATTGTCAGCCTGGTGCAGAAAGgaggaaacaaacacaagcGAGTAAATGAGCTGAAAAGAAAGCAGGGAGAATCTcttcagagaaaacaaaagtctTTAATAACAAGACAGTGTGACTGTCTGATGCCCAAACATTCACTTAGTCATTCCTAAATCGGAAGAAACTGATACTTTTGTGTAGACGTACCCTAGGTGTCTCTTGATCATTGCGGTATTGCGTAAcactttcctccctcccttATATAACTTGACATGTTTCAACACTATCTGTGAGATAAGTGGTGGATTCGTAGCTGTGTGTGTCATGGCTGAATAATAACTGTGAGCTCAAACACCAGTAATCAACATTCCTCTTCTAGCCAACATCACACATATTGTAACAGATGGTCTTGTTTATCAGCGTCACATTCATCTAATTTAAAAGTAGTTGATAATGAAAGCACAGGAAAATGTGACAGTTCATCTGGAGCCTTGCCTGTAAGAGTTCCCAAAGGAGGCTCAATTAGGGTTTGCAGTTTTTAACACTAAGGGACTGTACAAAAATTATTGTGGGGTAGGGGGCAGGTGGAGTCAGAAATGAGGGAGGattatgttggttttttttcatttttgctgagGGAACGTAGTCTTTTCTTGCAAAATTTTCtgtaaaaaacatcaaaatagtTATGTtcacaaaatgctttttgtcTCTGCCATGGACCATAAAGCTGCGTTTTTCCAAATGCAGAGGACAACAATCGTGTCTCTGTATTGGGGCTTTATTTTACACTAATCATGTAGTAACATGCAGCTGGTAATGTCTATAACTATAATGTCAGTTTTGACAAACACCTGGATCTCCACCTGTAAGTAGGGATTATCTCTCTAAGGAGCATGTCATCATAACAGAACTAAAGATAAGTTAACTTGTATTATAGTGCAAGTTTGGCATAACTCCAGCCCTGTCTcttagaaattacatttactactaatactactaaatTATTTGCCCAATTACGTTGTTTTTTCGAATGAATGAAGCGCTACATTTATGTACTGCACAGAGGTCGGGGTGGATGATGGGTGTACAAAATGTAGGACATTAACACTGGAGATGAAAGTTCACACCCTGAGTCTTGTGTGTGGTATAGACaataaaagcactttggttaaagtTAGTGAAAGATTATGGTTTCagctaaatgttaataaactgacttttttctctattaatggatagggttagggttagggatctCTCCCTAACCTAAACCAAGTGCTGCCATTGCTGAAACAATGCCACAAAAAGGTTGAATAACTACTGGTGGATATTGCACCACAAGACTGgatatttttgtgtaaaataaatgaaatataaataaaataaaagtggttataataaaaattaaatatgttgtcagtgaaGATTTTACTCACATTTTTGTGACATCCGAGATTAATTAGCAACATTTTCTCATGATGTTGACAGAATATGTAGTTCGGGCGGCATTATGTTTCCTTCAAAACGTATtagctgttgcaatttagtgGTATATAAACAGAATTTCTAGGAAACAGGGTTTCTCAGGCTCTTCTACTGATGCTTACTGTTGAATTAGTAGCTCTTGGttcaaaaagagagaaaaaaacagagaacagcTGGAATGcatgataaataaaatgcatcatttatgttttaCATACTTTTGGCAATTTCTAATTCCGCTCTTATTTGGGCTATGTAAAGTCTATGTTTTATCAGCTGGGAATGCCTGAAATTGGGTCAAggtgttggattttttttcttattcaaggggactttaaaaagtcaaacaaaaagtTTCAGCCTCATTCCCAACCCAAATCATTTTCTTACAGTCTCTAAACTGTGTTAATATCCAAATGACCCATGCAGTAACCCCGCTGGAAAAAAAGAACcagaaacaagcaaacaaacaaaaatgaatgcatCCTTCCTTCTTTCATAGCTGTGCAAGGGGAAACAACAATGATAATGGTGCCATGAAGCAATTCATTACATTAGTGAATAGGCATCGAATTGCCTGCCTTTTAATAGAGGGATCCGCGGCCAAGAATTGAAAGGTCGGTGAGGTGAAATGACTATTAAAGGCTTTGTGAGACAAGTGGCCAGCAAAGGTTACCTTTTCAGCTACTTAAAGGAAAGCAATCAATGCACATACATGGATGCATACATGCAAgaagacatatatatatattgtttgaGCGTGTATTCATGACAGCCCCACACATTTCAGAAACACTATGATAGAATACAGAGAAAGATATCAATAGATGATAGCAGTCAGTGACTTCCCTTCAGATGCATCTCCAACAGGCAAATGCCTCCCCTCATCTCTTTGTTGcagtgtttattattacttCTTCTCCCTGCTTTTCCCCACATTGAACCATTTAATCAGAGACAAAAGCTATTTTATTTTAGAGAGTCCCACAAACAGAAAGCACTTAATTCAACTTTACCACTGACCAATTGATCTTCACCGGTTTGTTGTTAAATTTGACATCCTGTTTGTCATCTGATTCCACTAATTTCACAgatgttaacattttaaagctCTTTGTAAAAAATCCCATCTTTGTTCTACACAGGGAATTAggtcattttctttcctttgctgTACTCTCTCACTTCTCTATTATTCTGAGCAGTGACTCCTTGGTGGGCCATCGTCTTTGTAACACTGGCAGAGACTTGTCTACACTCTTCCCACAGTATGACTCACTCAGCTGAGCTCTGCTCTCCACAGAAATCATATTCTGATAAAGAAGACTGTGAGCTGCAATTAAAATACATGGAAACCTTATGTGTTGATGATGTATGGAGGTATTTATAGAGTCTAACAGTTAGAATAGTAAAAGTATTGTTCTATATTCATGGAAAGCAATTCAAATGTCACCTAAGACAACTATACTCCTCAAAAGGCTGTGATGTTAGTATAAGATAAAAATCCACTTGTATGATCATTTACAGAGCTGGAGGTGTCAGAAAATGCCCATAAATCCTTAATCAGTTAGTCAGTGACTTATTCATTCAGAAAAACAAGACGCTACCAACAACCAGACACAATTTTGATCCATGCCAAAACAACAGGAATTCACAAACAAGTTCAggataattcttttttttaccttctcCAATTCCTTTgttattctcttttctttcttttcctcccacCGTTTATCCACAGATCTTTCTTGAGTGGCGACTCTTAACTGTgatccctctctttctctcctgcttCCTCTCTGGTCTGTGATGAAATGCTCAGTAGTCTGCTGTTGCTTCCTCGAGGAGGAAAGCTCTTTTTATAGACGCACGAAGTACGGAGCTTGGAGTCTCAAGGCCTCAGGGTGTGATTGAGGTAAAGGGGTCTTCTGCTCCATCTGGGAGGGGAGGAGTTTCatttgcgtgtttgtgtgtatggtGGTTAAATGCCACCCACACATTTTAATCAATGGAGCCGCTCACATCACCAGACAACAGGTGAAGCATTAGAGAACTGTTAAAGAACTAGTtgctgccctcctcctcctgctgttgCTTCCTCTGGTTGAGGTGCAGTCTTAAAAGCCTTCAAGGATGGATGGGTGATTATTGGGACATTTCAGTGCACTAAGGGAAATTTCTTGACAGCATGTTTACATTACACAATGATAAAGAAACAACTGCTGTTCATGAGTGGACTCATGTCAACCCTGCTCTAAATCCCTCAAAGGTCAGCCCTAATCGCTGACATCACAACACTGAGAGCAACATCTTTTCAAAAAGGACAGAGAGCCGGGGGGAAGTGTGCAAATCAATTTGGCTGATTGGATCGTTTTTCTGCAGTTTGGGTTCAAAAGGTGTGCATGCGTCCCTTCGTGGAAACTTCATTAGGAAGACCTGACTCACCGGTTAGACGTCATGACTACACTCGGAGTGAGGAgtgagaatacacacacacacacacacacacccacagtgCTTTATAAAACAAAAGGTTGTGctgttgaaaagaaaattactttttctttcacctattcaatacacacattcactttCCTGTTTTCTACAGGTGtatagatttttttcccccaaggAATAATATACAAGGACGAACCACACCGAATAGGTATAAGAGTAAGTGTAGGTGTAAGAGACGGAGAGATTTATCTTTTTCCTTTGATGATACGCAGTCCATTATGTTCAGTTTTACCTCATTTGTAAattgaaaaaacatgtttatcagTAACTAAATAATGAATATGACTCAAACAAACATTGAAAAAAGTTAGTAGATGcaataacatttttgaaaaggcATCATAAAATCTGTTAACTTGTTCAACACAGTTACCATATACAGCAAACAAGCTATTTATTCAGTAAAATGTATCAATAAATATTGTAAGCATTAATTGTTACAATTATTGATACTTGGATGTATAttaatatcatcatcattatattaaaatataagaaaaataatttaattgatgTCATATTATACATGTATAAATAACtattaattatttctttaaagatTGATTTTATCAAATTAATACATTACATTCTTTTTATAATAAGTGCTTTGTTGTTGGAAAGGTTAACAAAAAGGTAGACCAAAATTCATCTTTCACTTTGGGGGAAAATACACTTCGTTAAAATGATGACTGCACCTGtgatttataaaaaacaatctcaccttCCTCTGAATATTCCCGACTCCTACTTCAGAGTTTTTGATACTCttattttagattttcttttggTCAACTCACAGCACCATTTAGGAATAAAGAAACTACTAGATCACACAGAAAGGGGGATTTTCTCTTCCCAATTTTAAATGGTACCACTGGGCTATCAATATAAAGTATATGAGAACATGGTTATCGGATAGTGAGGCCAGAGATATACCAAGCTGGTTCCAGATAAGACTGAAGTCAGTGGTGGGCTATCTCACTGGTCCGAGCTACAACAGAAGGATCATCCTATTATCACTAACACTAAATTAATGTGGTAAAAACTGCATTGAGCTGTTCATTGGGATTTATTCAAATCCCCTCAAGCACCTTTATGGAATAATAAGCAAATTTTAATTGGAAACAAAACAGTTGATTGGACACTATGGTGAAAAGTTGTGACTCCCtatgttttgcatttatttgataGCCACACTAAGCACTATCAAAGCTTCAACCAAATAGTAGATAAATATAAATTACCACATAATTAATTTTGGAAGTTTGTCCAAATGCAAAGTGTCTTGTCTAAATGGTTAGGAAGCCCGCTTACTTGCCCCACGGGTAGTCTGATTGAAGAACTGCTGATTAGATCGTTATAATGCAGGGACATTGCTCCCAAGATCTATCATTTACTACAGGAACTATTATGTGACCCCTTGCTCAAGATCAAGAAACACCGGACAGTAGACCTGGCTTTGGACATATCTCCTGCGGATTGGAAGTCATGTTTGAATAACATTAATACAATGTACAAGGAAATGGGCAGTAGGTTTATTCAACTAAAAATAATACACAGATGGCATCGGACACCACAGCAGTTATATAAATGGAACCTGATACCAGTAGATTCTTGCTGGAGATTTGAAGGAAATGGTGCCTCTTTCCCACAAATATTTGGGACATGTCCAACATTTAAGGACTGGTGGAATAAGATCCAAGAGGTTATATTTGAAGTCCTAAACAAAAAGTTCCAAATCTCTACAAAACTGTCTATCTCGGGCTCAACCACTGAGCTCCAGGACTCTGACTTCTCTTCCTTCAAAAAGAGATGGATCATTTTGGCCCTCACAACAGCCAAACGGATACCACTGAGACACTGGAGGAAGAAATGCCTGCCCCACTACGAAGAATGGTCTACAACAATGGCACGGATGGCTGCATATGAAAGAGTGACATACTCTCTACTGAATAAGCAACAATCATGAAGCCAGGTGGGTTAGACCCGGAAGAAGACAGCTGTTCCTCACTGTCTGCTTGTCTAAGGAGCAGCTTCATACAtggcacagacagacaggagacaaattaaaggaaaaactggtacaggcctgaatgcttgacccctacagtgaagGGATCTGCTGGCTCTGTAGTGCTGTGGACGGCTctttgctggcatggtttgggtccacttgtccccttagagagaagggtcactgctaatcaatacaaagttgttctgagtcatcacctttatactatgatgaaacatttctatgaTGGGaatggtctcttccaggatgacaatgccccaattcacagggcacgagggatcaatgaatgatttgatgagtatgaaaatgatgtgaatcatatgctatcaccttcacagtcaccagatctcaacccaattgaacacttATGTGAGAATTtagactgacatgttagacagcgctatccaccaccatcatcaaaacaccaaatgaaggaatatctttttgaagaatggtgttcatccctccggtagagttccagagacttgacactttatgttgggttttcctttcatttgtcacccgtctgtatatgAAAATAGGAGCattttcatatatgacacaTACATGAAAATTCCCTCACAATGTtcattaccaaaaaaaaagagaaaaggttaACAAAAGCAGAATTTTGGTCATTTAGACTGATATGTTTTcaaatttgttcattttctggTCAAACgcttaaaaaaaaggaaaaagcacacctacaacattttgagaaatgatAACAAGGTTACGTAAGAAAATAAATGCCTGACTGTACATTACTCTTTTATCAGGATGCCAAAAGTGTTTCAAACTCTTTAATTAAGGCAGATAATccacatttcacaataaaacttATTTGATAGGTCTGCAgcaaaaaaacagagcagagatagCTAATCTCAAACTATTTTTAgagtgtgagaaaaaaatgaagagacGCTTTGTTCACAGCATTCCTCCTGTTACGTATCATAACTCACAGCAGTTTATCACCTGGGAAGAGGACGCAAGGAGGTTTAATTTGACGTCTTTTCATCTTGCTCAAATAACACAGACCATTCACACTTCAGCGCACTGTTGTTTGCAAAATATATTGCTTCGTTAATGGTAAACagacttcacttcacttcactagATTGCACTTATAcggcgcctttctagtcttgtgaccactcaaagcgctttacactgCATGCCatcattcacccattcacacatacattcaAATACTGATGACAGGGGCTACCTGGATGCCagcctgctcatcaggaggggaatctaatgcattcacacacacacactcacacagccatTGGGAGCAATATGGGGTTCAGTATCatgcccaaggacacttcgacatgcggactggaggatcttccaattagtggacgacctgctctacctcctgagctgACCCACCATATATTTTTGAATGGTCCTGCTCCTTCACCCTTCCTATGAAATTGATAAACTGCCTTTCCATCCCGACCTGATATCCCACTGATTTACAATTTAGAGGAAAAGTTCTTCACTATGTTATTTCTTTGCCCACCACCCTTTCTTTTTAATTATGCATTTCAATCCATTTAAtacacatttactgacattgttatcagggttagggttagggttatcaGCACCTTGCAGTGAGGAAATACAGATTTTCTGAATATCATCTGCTCACATTTTAAGATTAAAATAGTGCATAAAGAGCATCTGTGAACCCTCATTAATATAACACAGATAATATTTACTTTAGGATAAAATGAGAAATAGAATAAAGCCAAATGCTTCAGTTTTTGAAAGGCTGCTACTTGTTGTAATAAACTCACAAATAACAAGCATCGTGCTCAGTAGGAGGAGTGTGAAACTCCACACAATCAAGCCTGACCAAGGTTGTTTGAAAATATAACTGTGGATATATAAGTATGATAATAGAGGGTTAAAACagtaacagttttttttctcactgagCAACAAGGGCCAAAGCCTCCATCGATTTAACCCACTTAACCTCCATGTGGCCTTCCTCTGTTTGCACTGGGCAGCTCCTGCTTGTGAATCTGAGTCATCACAGTATCTGAacgcttaaaaaaaaagaacatgccCGCTAAGCCATCTCTTCGATGGATAAAGAAAGGTTAAAAACAAATGGAGATGATGCATTCTAACAGCCCTTTGGAGTGTAATTCCACCGCTTGATAACGATGCAACCCCCAGACAAGGCTGCGCAGGGCGTGAATCACTGCCTAATAAAGACTTGCCATTTAACCAACTGTCATTTATACAAGTGTTATCATCTCATCAATCTGCAGAGATTTTAGAGACCATGAAGGCAAAAGAAAGATGCTTTCTCAACAGCTCATCGTACGATCTCATCTGGAGAAGACTGAAGGGCTTGTTTCCTGTCTATCTAATTctcaaataaattcaatattgAGACAGCATTTGTACACTAATATGAAGATTTGCACACACATGATTCAGAATGCTAAAATATGACattgtattgtatataatttgATGAGGAAATACAGTGTTTGTCAGTTCTTGGGCAGAGTATGTGCACACTTGATTAGAGAAAGAGTATGAAGATATCATTTTGTTGAAAATTAGTGTGTTGGTCTATCCACTCGGTGCTCTTTTCAGAGTGCTTGTCAGTGCTTCATTATCAAATCCATTCTGCTTGCTTATTGAGAGAATGCCCAAATCAATCCTAACCCTTGCACCTAGGCAGATTCTCACATAGcacgcatacacatacacaccattgATACTCACGAGTGCGCCGCTAATGTTACTAGTCATTGATGCACAGATGCCAGGTAGCTGAGTTAAGGTGGGTCACACACTGTCACCACAAAATGTTCAGGAAATCGATAACTTACCG includes:
- the LOC122965814 gene encoding pro-opiomelanocortin-like, with amino-acid sequence MVCLCWLLVVVMAYVCVPGFGSVCLDSSICNDLSNKGRILDCIHLCMSVIQAQLPEVSALALKVNDDDDLLFSILSATLASENKISESDLRDNRDQRRSYSMEHFRWGKPFGDKISEKKLKAHNDKRRSYSMEHFRWGKPSGRKRRPVKIFASPLEGGGSSEGSFPPQARRQLSSKEDEAKEDTTQGLPQAMVSSKSHAQLSPQERKDGTYRMSHFRWGSPPASKRNDSFMKPWEEKPQGQLAKLLRNIIVKGVQRRMG